Proteins from a single region of Kwoniella dendrophila CBS 6074 chromosome 4, complete sequence:
- a CDS encoding cytochrome c peroxidase, mitochondrial, producing the protein MSLRTPMLRTACARRAGQSVQLRTQVVRRRFASGGPEVNPPPPPRSSSVPYLLAGVGLAAAGAAYLFYGTDGTPRETAKEVGSAARGVAAAAEGKLGLRHSQKDYQKVYDKIAETLEQEGYDDGSLAPVLIRLAWHSSGTYNKEDNTGGSNYATMRFKPESTHGANNGLNIARDHMQKIKDEFPWISYGDLWTLGGVAAVQESGGPTVPWRPGRIDGFEHHVTPDGRLPDAAQAQDHLRFIFYRMGFNDQEIVALSGAHAMGRCHTDRSGFEGPWTFSPVTFSNQYYTLLQDEPWQWRKWKGPAQYEDKKTKSLMMLPTDMALVKDKSFKKFVDVYAKDEQAFFNDFSKAFAKLLELGVPTSQFAGEAWNMGSQ; encoded by the exons ATGTCTTTGAGAACACCAATGCTTAGAACAGCTTGTGCTAGAAGAGCTGGACAATCTGTTCAACTTAGAACTCAAGTCgtaagaagaagattcgCTTCTGGTGGACCTGAAGTA AacccaccaccacctcctagATCATCATCCGTACCATACTTATTAGCTGGTGTTGGTTTAGCTGCAGCAGGTGCAGCATATCTCTTTTATGGTACAGATGGTACACCAAGAGAAACTGCTAAAGAAGTTGGTTCAGCTGCAAGAGGTGTCGCTGCAGctgcagaaggtaaattaggtttaagaCACAGtcaaaaagattatcaaaaagTTTACGATAAAATCGCTGAAACTTTGGAACAAGAGGGTTATGATG ACGGTTCACTTGCTCCTGTCCTCATTAGATTAGCATGGCATTCATCAGGAACTTacaacaaagaagataaCACCGGTGGATCAAACTACGCTACAATGAGATTCAAACCTGAATCTACTCACGGTGCTAACAATGGTTTG aACATCGCAAGAGACCATATGCAAAAGATTAAAGATGAATTCCCATGGATTTCATATGGTGATCTTTGGACTTTAGGTGGTGTTGCTGCCGTTCAAGAATCAGGTGGTCCAACTGTACCTTGGAGACCAGGAAGAATCGATGGTTTCGAACATCACGTTACTCCAGATGGTAGATTACCTGATGCcgctcaagctcaagatcACTTGAGATTCATTTTCTACAGAATGGG CttcaatgatcaagaaatcgTAGCTCTCTCAGGTGCTCACGCCATGGGTAGATGTCACACCG ACCGATCCGGTTTCGAAGGTCCATGGACTTTCTCCCCTGTAACCTTCTCTAACCAATACTACACCTTACTTCAAGATGAACCATGGCAATGGAGAAAATG GAAAGGTCCCGCCCAATACGAAGACAAAAAGACTAAATCCCTTATGATGCTTCC TACCGACATGGCTCTTGTCAAAGACAAATCTTTCAAGAAATTCGTTGATGTTTACGCTAAAGATGAACAAGCCTTCTTCAACGA TTTCTCCAAAGCATTCGCCAAACTCCTTGAACTTGGTGTACCAACATCTCAATTCGCTGGTGAAGCTTGGAACATGGGTAGTCAATAG
- a CDS encoding aconitate hydratase, mitochondrial, which yields MVSSRFLVKGAQSLTSRSSMLSRSMATVQSSIGDKQVPMSNLEKGKFVNYARIESNLQVVRQRLNRPLTLAEKIVYGHLDNPHEQDIERGVSYLKLRPDRVACQDATAQMAILQFMSAGLPQTAVPTSVHCDHLIQAQVGGPKDLARAIDINREVYDFLATACAKYGIGFWKPGSGIIHQIILENYALPGLMMIGTDSHTPNAGGLGMVACGVGGADAVDVMAGIPWELKAPKVIGVYLDGKMSGWTTPKDIILKVAGILTVKGGTGAIIEYYGPGVESLSCTGMATICNMGAEIGATTSLFPYNKRMAAYLQATGRSQQAAYAQEFNHNLQPDEGSEYDRRIEINLSELEPHINGPFTPDLATPISKFAEEVKKNNWPEELKVGLIGSCTNSSYEDMSRSAHIAKEAADHGLKTKSIFTITPGSEQVRATIARDGFVDTFENVGGVVLANACGPCIGQWDRQDVKKGEVNSIISSYNRNFTGRNDANPATHAFVASPDLVTAMTFAGSLTFNPLTDSLKGADGKEFKFSDPAGFELPAKGYDAGENTFQAPPEDGTTVNVAVSPSSDRLQLLKPFKAWDGQDIIDAPVLIKAKGKCTTDHISAGGPWLKYRGHLENISQNCLIGAINADSGEANSVLNQETGDFGPVPTVGAYYRDRNIPWVVVGDENYGEGSSREHAALEPRFLGGRAVICRSFARIHETNLKKQGMLPLWFKNGADYDKISGSDKLSIVGLNDFKPGQDIKVEITHKDGSKDSFLTTSSINEGQWEWFKAGSALNKMAAAAKARNQ from the exons ATGGTTTCCTCAAGATTCTTAGTAAAAGGAGCTCAATCCTTAACATCTAGATCTTCTATGTTATCTAGATCAATGGCAACTGTACAATCATCAATAGGTGATAAACAAGTACCAATGTCAAACCTTGAAAAGGGTAAATTCGTAAATTACGCTAGAATTGAAAGTAATTTACAAGTAGTCAGacaaag ACTCAACCGACCTCTTACTCTCGCCGAAAAAATTGTATACGGTCACTTAGATAATCCTCATGAACAAGATATTGAACGAGGTGTTTCTTACCTTAAACTCAGACCTGAC CGAGTTGCTTGTCAAGATGCCACTGCTcaa ATGGCTATCCTTCAATTCATGTCTGCCGGTCTCCCTCAAACAGCCGTACCAACCTCAGTACACTGTGATCACTTGATTCAAGCTCAAGTTGGTGGACCAAAAGATTTAGCTAGAGCTATTGACATTAACCGAGAAGTTTACGACTTCTTGGCTACTGCATGTGCTAAGTACGGTATCGGTTTCTGGAAACCTGGATCTGGTattat CCACCAAATTATCCTCGAAAACTACGCTCTCCCAGGTCTCATGATGATTGGTACCGATTCCCACACACCTAACGCTGGTGGTCTCGGTATGGTCGCTTGTGGTGTTGGTGGTGCCGATGCCGTAGATGTTATGGCTGGTATTCCATGGGAACTTAAAGCTCCTAAAGTTATTGGTGTTTACCTTGATGGTAAAATGTCTGGATGGACCACACCTAAAGATATTATTCTTAAAGTAGCTGGTATTCTTACTGTTAAAGGTGGTACCGGTGCCATCATTGAATACTACGGTCCCGGTGTAGAGTCTCTTTCATGTACCGGTATGGCTACCATCTGTAATATGGGTGCCGAAATCGGTGCTACCACCTCTCTCTTCCCTTACAACAAACGAATGGCTGCCTACCTCCAAGCTACCGGTAGATCTCAACAAGCCGCTTACGCTCAAGAATTCAACCACAATTTACAACCAGATGAAGGATCTGAATACGATCgaagaattgaaatcaaCCTCTCTGAACTTGAACCACACATCAACGGTCCATTCACCCCTGATCTTGCTACCCCTATCTCCAAATTCGCTGAAGAAGTTAAGAAGAACAACTGGCCAGAAGAACTCAAAGTCGGTCTTATCGGTTCATGTACCAACTCTTCTTACGAAGATATGTCTCGATCTGCTCACATCGCTAAAGAAGCTGCCGACCACGGTCTTAAAACTaaatccatcttcaccatcacccCCGGTTCTGAACAAGTCCGAGCTACCATTGCTCGAGATGGTTTCGTTGACACTTTCGAAAACGTCGGTGGTGTTGTTCTTGCCAACGCTTGTGGTCCATGTATTGGTCAATGGGATAGACAAGATGTTAAGAAGGGTGAAGTCAACTCCATCATCTCATCATACAACAGAAACTTTACCGGTAGAAACGATGCCAACCCAGCCACCCACGCTTTTGTTGCTTCCCCTGATCTTGTCACCGCCATGACTTTCGCTGGTTCCCTTACTTTCAACCCCTTGACCGATTCACTCAAAGGTGCCGATGGTAAAGAATTCAAGTTCTCCGACCCAGCTGGTTTCGAACTCCCTGCTAAAGGTTACGATGCTGGTGAAAACACTTTCCAAgcaccacctgaagatgGTACCACTGTCAACGTTGCCGTTTCCCCTTCATCTGATCGATTACAACTCCTCAAACCTTTCAAAGCATGGGATGGTCAAGATATCATCGACGCTCCCGTACTTATTAAAGCTAAAGGAAAATGTACTACCGATCACATCTCAGCTGGTGGACCATGGTTGAAATACCGAGGACATCTTGAAAACATCTCTCAAAACTGTTTGATCGGTGCCATCAACGCTGACAGTGGAGAAGCCAACAGTGTATTAAACCAAGAAACCGGTGACTTTGGACCTGTACCAACCGTTGGTGCCTACTACCGAGACAGAAACATCCCATGGGTTGTTGTAGGTGATGAAAATTACGGTGAAGGTTCATCTAGAGAACACGCCGCTTTAGAACCTAGATTCTTGGGTGGTAGAGCCGTTATCTGTAGATCATTCGCTCGTATCCACGAAACCAACTTGAAGAAACAAGGTATGCTCCCATTATGGTTCAAGAACGGTGCCGATTACGACAAAATCTCTGGTTCAGATAAATTATCTATCGTTGGCTTAAACGACTTCAAACCTGGACAAGATattaaagttgaaattacACACAAAGACGGTTCAAAAGATTCATTCTTAACCACCTCATCAATTAACGAAGGTCAATGGGAATGGTTCAAAGCTGGTTCTGCTCTTAACAAAATGGCTGCCGCTGCTAAAGCCAGAAACCAATAG